The Arenibacter algicola region TAGTTTTAGAAGTAGCACCCCGTCTATCCCACCAAGCGGATGATTGGAAATGGTAATATAGCAACCTTGTTTGGGCAGGCGTTTAAAATCTTCCTCGGGAATCTCGAATTTTATTTCATAATGGTCCAAAATGGCATCCAAAAAGGCCAGTCCATCCAAATGCTTGTGTTGGTCGTAAAATTGGTTGATACTGGAAATCTTGGTTACTTTCATAAGCACCCATCCAATAAACGTTCCCAGAAAGCCGTATTTATCCAAGTTAATAGCCTTCGCTACCTCCTTTGCGGTTACTAAACCCATACCTTAGTGTAATTTGGTAACCGCTAAGATAGGAAAATCACTACAGCTATCCTTATTTATACTTTCCAACCAATTATTTCAATGCCCTATTGCACTACCAATTGTACTGTTTCCTTGCCACGTTGTTCAAGCAGGATTTCCTTGCCATTTTGGAGACTTGTTAAAGCTTCGGTGTCAAAATGCCTAATGGTATATAGGGAAACACCCTCATGATGCACCACCTTGAACCTACTTTTTAACAGGTTTAAAAGCTCCTCTAATTTGTCAAATTTATTATCGACACATACAGAAAAACTAATGGCGGAATTTTGTATCAGATCTACTTTCATCTGATGGTCGTGCAATAATTTAAATAGTTCGCTGATACTATCTTCCACAATGAACGAAAAATCCAAGGAGGATAGCTTCATTAGCACTTGGTTCTTTTTTACGATAAAACAGGGAACCTTAGGTTCTATCCCAATGCCTTTTCCGACTGTGGTTCCTTTGTCCTTAGGGTTAATAAAGGATTTAACGTGTAAGGGTATTTCTTTTCTCTGCAATGGTTGCAAAGTTTTTGGGTGAATTACGGAAGCCCCATAAAAGGCAAGTTCAATGGCTTCCCGATAAGAGATTTTGTTTAATAATTCTGTTTTTTCAAAATATCTTGGATCGGCATTTAAAACCCCTGGAACATCTTTCCAAATCGTTACTTCCTCGGCATTTAGGCAATAGGCCAAAATAGCAGCAGTGTAGTCAGAACCCTCACGGCCCAAAGTAGTGGTAAAGTTGTTATCATCACTTCCTAAAAAGCCCTGTGTAATATTTAGTTTATGCTTATCTACCTTCTCGTTGACGTTTATTTGCGTTTTATCCCAATTTACTTTGGCATCGCGATAATCGTCGTTGGTCTTGATCAAAGAGCGCACGTCCAACCATTGATTGGCTATTCCAATTTCATTTAAATAGGCGCTGAGAATGGTGGTAGAAACCAATTCGCCATAACCTACAACCTGATCATATACAAATCCATGTTTAGGAGATTTGTTCCAGACCAAAAAGCCCTGTACTTCATCAAAAAGTGTTTTTACCTTGGCAAAAACCGGATGCTTGTCATTGGGAAACAAGTCGTGCAGAATGTTGTCATGATATTGAATAACCTCATGCACTGCTGCCGGTAATAAAGACTTATCCTTAAAATAGGCATTTACAACATCTTCCATGGCATTGGTCGTCTTCCCCATGGCCGATACTACCAAAAGGGTGTTGTCATGACCAACTTCCTCTAAAACCCTAACAACGTTTTTTACACTGCTTGCATCTTTTACCGATGCTCCTCCAAATTTAAAAACCCTCATAACTTATTTAAAAATGTTTTAATTCCTTTTTCGTCCAAATGAACTACATTCCAATCCCTCAAAACTCTGGCGCCTTTACTTTCGTAAAACGAAATCGCCGGGTCATTCCAGTCCAAGACCTCCCAGCTAATACGTTTAACCCCAAGTTGATATCCGTGCTCCACTACTTTTGCCAACAAGGCCGCACCCAGCCCACTACCTCTCATTGCTTCGGTAACTATCAGATCTTCCAAGTGTATAATTGGACCTTTCCAAGTGGAGTACCTACTGTACAAAAGGGCCATCCCTACCACATCCCCATCAGTTTCCGCAACATAGCAATGGAACAATTTGTCCGTGCCAAATCCATCCGTTTTTAAATCCTCTACCGTAACCTCTACGGCATTGTCCTCCTTTTCAAAAACGGCCAATTCCTGGATCAGTTTATGTACCTGGGCCATATCCTTGGCTTCGGCATCTCGAATAATGTACTTCATAATTGTTACAAATAAAACACAAAGTTATAAATTTAAAAAATCATTATTTTACGAAAACGTTGTAGTTTCACAAATTAACCGATATTTGTGCTCAAATAAACAAAGCTTTTGTAATGCACAGAAAAAATACGACCCTGGGAGAATTCATTATTGAAAACCAATCTTCTTTCCAATATTCCTCCGGAGAACTTTCCAAACTTATAAACGCTATTAGATTGGCGGCAAAAGTAGTAAACCACGAGGTAAATAAGGCGGGATTGGTAGATATTATTGGGGCGGCAGGGGATACCAATATTCAGGGGGAGGACCAACAAAAATTGGATGTTCTGGCCAACGAAAAATTTATTCAGACCTTAATTAATCGTGAAATTGTCTGTGGGATAGCCTCCGAGGAAGAAGATGATTTTATCAGTATTAATAGTAGTGATAACCAACACCAAAACAAATACATTGTATTGATAGATCCCTTGGATGGTTCGGCCAATATAGATGTGAATGTTTCCGTAGGGACCATTTTCTCCATATACAGAAGGGTTACCCCTATTGGCACCCCTGTTTCCCTAGAAGATTTTTTGCAGCCTGGCAGGGCGCAAATAGCGGCAGGCTATATTGTTTATGGAACTTCGACCATGTTGGTGTATACTACTGGCGACGGGGTGAACGGATTTACCTTAAATCCGGCCCTGGGAACTTTTTATCTTTCCCATCCCAATATGGAGTTTCCCGAAACGGGCAAAATTTACTCGGTAAACGAGGGTAATTATGTACACTTCCCCCAAGGTGTAAAGGATTACATTAAATATTGCCAAAAGGAGGAAGGGGATAGGCCGTATACCTCAAGATACATTGGTTCCCTGGTTTCCGATTTCCATAGAAATATGATCAAGGGCGGAATTTATTTATATCCCAAGAGCAGTGTTGCAGCGGAGGGTAAATTGCGTTTGCTCTACGAATGCAATCCAATGGCATTTATTGCCGAACAGGCCAAAGGGAAGGCCAGTAATGGGTTTGGTCCCATTTTGGACATTAAACCTACCGAACTGCATATGAGGGTGCCCTTCTTCTGTGGAAGCAAAAAAATGGTAGAAAAGGCAGAGGAGTTTATGCAGGCCGCAAAATAGGAAAAGGAGCCAATAGCTCCTTTTCTTAATTATATGGATATCGGATATTAGTGTTTCAAAAGGTACAAATAGTCCTCAAAACTTATTTTTCCAGTAAAAATATCTATAGATCTTTTAATGATCAGATTGGCACTTTCGGACCTGTACCCCAAACCTATGGCGTATTTGGTGATTAGGGCTCTTTCCTCCTCATCAATTACATTGTCAACGAAGATAATTCTGAACAAATCGAATAACCTTTCCAAACGCTCTTCAGAACTGGCAGGTGGATTAATAGGATATTTGTTATCCGATTTCATAACTTCTTTATATTCATCCTCCGTAATATCAAGCTTATTGGCAAAACGGTCCAATAATTCCCTTTCCTTAGAGTTTATTTCGCCGTCAATGGCGGCCAAAGTAGCAATAGATGCAAAATGCGCTAAATTTCTTCTGT contains the following coding sequences:
- a CDS encoding aspartate kinase, which translates into the protein MRVFKFGGASVKDASSVKNVVRVLEEVGHDNTLLVVSAMGKTTNAMEDVVNAYFKDKSLLPAAVHEVIQYHDNILHDLFPNDKHPVFAKVKTLFDEVQGFLVWNKSPKHGFVYDQVVGYGELVSTTILSAYLNEIGIANQWLDVRSLIKTNDDYRDAKVNWDKTQINVNEKVDKHKLNITQGFLGSDDNNFTTTLGREGSDYTAAILAYCLNAEEVTIWKDVPGVLNADPRYFEKTELLNKISYREAIELAFYGASVIHPKTLQPLQRKEIPLHVKSFINPKDKGTTVGKGIGIEPKVPCFIVKKNQVLMKLSSLDFSFIVEDSISELFKLLHDHQMKVDLIQNSAISFSVCVDNKFDKLEELLNLLKSRFKVVHHEGVSLYTIRHFDTEALTSLQNGKEILLEQRGKETVQLVVQ
- a CDS encoding tellurite resistance TerB family protein encodes the protein MSYVDLYSSGTHRRNLAHFASIATLAAIDGEINSKERELLDRFANKLDITEDEYKEVMKSDNKYPINPPASSEERLERLFDLFRIIFVDNVIDEEERALITKYAIGLGYRSESANLIIKRSIDIFTGKISFEDYLYLLKH
- the fbp gene encoding class 1 fructose-bisphosphatase, producing the protein MHRKNTTLGEFIIENQSSFQYSSGELSKLINAIRLAAKVVNHEVNKAGLVDIIGAAGDTNIQGEDQQKLDVLANEKFIQTLINREIVCGIASEEEDDFISINSSDNQHQNKYIVLIDPLDGSANIDVNVSVGTIFSIYRRVTPIGTPVSLEDFLQPGRAQIAAGYIVYGTSTMLVYTTGDGVNGFTLNPALGTFYLSHPNMEFPETGKIYSVNEGNYVHFPQGVKDYIKYCQKEEGDRPYTSRYIGSLVSDFHRNMIKGGIYLYPKSSVAAEGKLRLLYECNPMAFIAEQAKGKASNGFGPILDIKPTELHMRVPFFCGSKKMVEKAEEFMQAAK
- a CDS encoding GNAT family N-acetyltransferase, with translation MKYIIRDAEAKDMAQVHKLIQELAVFEKEDNAVEVTVEDLKTDGFGTDKLFHCYVAETDGDVVGMALLYSRYSTWKGPIIHLEDLIVTEAMRGSGLGAALLAKVVEHGYQLGVKRISWEVLDWNDPAISFYESKGARVLRDWNVVHLDEKGIKTFLNKL